In Capsicum annuum cultivar UCD-10X-F1 chromosome 11, UCD10Xv1.1, whole genome shotgun sequence, one genomic interval encodes:
- the LOC107847621 gene encoding uncharacterized protein LOC107847621 isoform X3: protein MVLESSDRWHPASKEVNKTVRESVRRIFSQLWHSWSEIPEDHRQVMFEEFKRNAGAKLRNWLERVRRTGNVAQWLLKIVYDDLCIYWESPEYKAISKQNKKARASLKDGSLHIGGAKSVRVIVREMEEDLGREPTRLEVFKRTHLLKKMNESNPNVWVEPRAENVNNEFIRYLSEFGST, encoded by the exons ATGGTCCTAGAAAGCAGCGACAG GTGGCATCCCGCATCAAAAGAAGTTAATAAGACAGTAAGAGAGAGCGTTAGGAGGATTTTTTCACAACTTTGGCACAGTTGGTCGGAGATTCCAGAAGACCATAGACAAGTCATGTTTGAAGAGTTCAAG AGGAATGCTGGTGCAAAGCTACGCAATTGGCTTGAACGTGTTAGACGTACAGGCAATGTTGCACAATGGCTTCTCAAAATCGTATATGatgatttgtgtatttattgggAATCTCCTGAATATAAGGCAATCTCTAAgcaaaataagaaagctagagCCAGTTTAAAAGATGGCTCATTGCACATCGGAGGTGCAAAAAGTGTCAGGGTCATAGTTCGAGAAATGG AGGAGGACTTGGGTCGCGAACCGACTCGACTTGAGGTCTTCAAACGAACACATCTgctgaaaaaaatgaatgagtcGAACCCGAATGTGTGGGTTGAGCCCAGGGCTGAAAATGTCAAT AATGAATTTATACGCTACTTGTCTGAATTTGGATCAACCTAG